The sequence CCAATGGCAACGGCGGCCAGGGCCGCGAACACCAGTACATCGCCGCGCTGTGTGACGGACGCGTGCAATCGCTCGCGGAGATCGCGGCGCGGATGCAGCTCCCGCTCGGTGTGGCCCGGGTGCTCATCGCCGACATGGCGACGGACGGCCTGGTCGCGGTCCACGAGCCGACCATTTTGGACGACTCCGACGACGCGGTGGGCACTGAACTGCTGGAGAGGGTGCTGAGTGGACTTCGCAGGCTCTGACATGTCGCACCGCCCGCCGAACCCGAGCGGCCGCGTGACGTCGGCGAAGATCGTTATCGCCGGTGGATTCGGCGTCGGTAAGACGACGCTGGTCGGCTCGGTCTCGGAGATCACGCCGCTGACCACCGAGGCCATCATGACCTCCGCTGGCGTGGGCGTCGACGACACCCGGCAGGTGCCGGGCAAGACGACGACCACGGTGGCCATGGACTTCGGCCGGATCTCGATCGACCGTGACCTGATCCTGTACCTGTTCGGTACGCCGGGTCAGACCCGTTTCTGGTTCATGTGGGACGAACTGGTGCGGGGTGCGATCGGTGCGGTCGTGCTGGTGGACACTCGCCGGCTGGCCGACTGCTTCGCGGCGATCGACTTCTTCGAGCACC comes from Micromonospora vinacea and encodes:
- a CDS encoding GTP-binding protein — protein: MSHRPPNPSGRVTSAKIVIAGGFGVGKTTLVGSVSEITPLTTEAIMTSAGVGVDDTRQVPGKTTTTVAMDFGRISIDRDLILYLFGTPGQTRFWFMWDELVRGAIGAVVLVDTRRLADCFAAIDFFEHRRLPYLVAINCFDGMQYHDPQDVRDALAISSDVPVVACDARNRESTKHVLISLVEYVLTMRRTRAVAPA
- a CDS encoding DUF742 domain-containing protein is translated as MADRDEPTGALVRPYAVTRGRTRPRLDIALEALVETTVRGRAAANGNGGQGREHQYIAALCDGRVQSLAEIAARMQLPLGVARVLIADMATDGLVAVHEPTILDDSDDAVGTELLERVLSGLRRL